One genomic segment of Amycolatopsis sp. Hca4 includes these proteins:
- a CDS encoding ABC transporter ATP-binding protein, translated as MTTAVRVRALTKSFGPRTVLDGLDLDIAPGEFVALIGESGCGKTTLLRLLAGLDTPDGGELAAPAERMVVFQEHRLLPWRRVWQNVAVGLPREAAARALTEVGLAGHLDAWPVTLSGGEAQRVALARALVREPRLLLLDEPFAALDALTRIKMHALVRQLVDAHRPAVLLVTHDVDEAILLADRVVAMRSGRLAAEHRVAFDGERSRRNPEFDELRHRLLAELGVAELAESR; from the coding sequence GTGACCACCGCCGTGCGCGTGCGCGCGCTGACCAAGAGCTTCGGGCCGCGGACCGTCCTGGACGGGCTCGACCTCGACATCGCGCCCGGCGAGTTCGTCGCGCTCATCGGCGAAAGCGGCTGCGGCAAGACGACGTTGCTGCGGCTGCTCGCCGGGCTCGACACGCCCGACGGCGGCGAGCTGGCGGCGCCGGCCGAGCGGATGGTCGTGTTCCAGGAGCACCGGCTGCTGCCGTGGCGGCGGGTGTGGCAGAACGTCGCCGTCGGCCTGCCCCGCGAGGCCGCGGCCCGCGCGCTGACCGAGGTCGGCCTGGCCGGGCACCTCGACGCCTGGCCGGTCACGCTGTCGGGCGGCGAGGCCCAGCGCGTCGCCCTCGCCAGGGCGCTGGTGCGCGAACCCCGGCTGCTGCTGCTCGACGAGCCGTTCGCCGCCCTCGACGCGCTCACCCGGATCAAGATGCACGCTCTGGTCCGGCAGCTCGTCGACGCGCACCGCCCGGCGGTCCTGCTGGTCACCCACGACGTCGACGAGGCCATCCTGCTCGCCGACCGCGTGGTCGCGATGCGCTCCGGCCGGCTCGCGGCCGAGCACCGCGTCGCCTTCGACGGCGAACGCAGCCGCCGCAACCCGGAGTTCGACGAGCTGCGGCACCGGCTGCTGGCCGAGCTGGGGGTCGCCGAACTGGCGGAGTCCCGGTGA
- a CDS encoding FAD-dependent oxidoreductase has protein sequence MKADVLVIGGGLAATWTALAAAQAGGDVVLVDKGYCGTSGVTATAGVTHWFVEPRDHERAVAERHAHAGGLADPEQALRVLRTTWERLPTLDRYYPFPVRDGEPDRTNNVRGPEYLRAMRGLVHRAGVRILDHHPALELLLRPDGSAGGAAGVRRQAGGNWQVQAGAVVLATGGTAFRSHLLGSRGNTGDGHLMAVEAGARLSGMEFSNYYTLAPAYSTMARSMTYLFGTYTDADGRVIELPSGPDRNRVLGAAMLRGPVFTTLDRAPDWVRRKMPVVQPNFLLPFTRRGIDPYTDRFEVTLLGEGTIRGVGGLVVAPDCATDVPGLFAAGDVASRVPVVGAISGGGSPNSAWAVSSGTWAGRAAVRYARGTKASPVRPIGRAGIRPGGRPATVDTTAVIDVVREELNAYDKNMFRDEAGLRRSLALLDSLWTDVEAGLTGTGRDAVTARETASLVAMGRWVKEAALRRRESLGMHWRTDRQEAAA, from the coding sequence GTGAAGGCCGACGTGCTGGTCATCGGCGGCGGCCTCGCCGCGACCTGGACCGCCTTGGCCGCGGCCCAGGCCGGCGGGGACGTGGTGCTGGTGGACAAGGGCTACTGCGGCACCAGCGGCGTCACCGCCACGGCCGGGGTCACGCACTGGTTCGTCGAACCGCGGGACCACGAGCGCGCGGTGGCCGAGCGGCACGCGCACGCCGGTGGCCTCGCCGATCCCGAACAGGCGCTGCGGGTGCTGCGCACGACGTGGGAGCGGCTGCCCACGCTGGACCGGTACTACCCGTTCCCGGTGCGCGACGGCGAGCCCGACCGGACGAACAACGTGCGCGGGCCGGAGTACCTGCGGGCGATGCGGGGCCTGGTGCACCGCGCCGGGGTCCGGATCCTCGACCACCACCCGGCGCTGGAACTGCTGCTGCGCCCGGACGGTTCCGCCGGCGGCGCGGCCGGGGTCCGGCGGCAGGCGGGCGGGAACTGGCAGGTGCAGGCGGGTGCGGTCGTGCTGGCCACCGGCGGCACGGCGTTCCGCTCGCACCTGCTCGGCTCGCGCGGCAACACCGGCGACGGCCACCTGATGGCCGTCGAAGCCGGAGCGCGGCTGTCGGGCATGGAGTTCTCGAACTACTACACCCTCGCCCCGGCGTATTCGACGATGGCGCGGTCGATGACGTACCTGTTCGGCACCTACACCGACGCCGACGGCCGGGTCATCGAGCTGCCGTCCGGCCCGGACCGCAACCGCGTGCTCGGTGCGGCGATGCTGCGCGGCCCGGTGTTCACCACCCTGGACCGGGCACCGGACTGGGTGCGCCGGAAGATGCCGGTGGTCCAGCCCAACTTCCTGCTGCCGTTCACCCGCCGCGGGATCGACCCGTACACCGACCGGTTCGAAGTCACCCTGCTCGGCGAAGGCACCATCCGCGGGGTCGGCGGCCTGGTCGTGGCCCCGGACTGCGCCACGGACGTGCCCGGGCTCTTCGCCGCCGGGGACGTCGCCAGCCGGGTCCCGGTCGTGGGGGCGATCTCCGGCGGCGGCTCGCCGAACTCGGCGTGGGCGGTCTCGTCGGGCACCTGGGCCGGGCGCGCGGCGGTCCGGTACGCCCGCGGCACGAAAGCTTCGCCGGTGCGGCCGATCGGGCGGGCCGGGATCCGGCCGGGCGGCCGACCGGCCACAGTGGACACGACCGCGGTGATCGACGTGGTCCGGGAGGAGCTGAACGCCTACGACAAGAACATGTTCCGGGACGAGGCCGGTCTCCGCCGGTCCCTGGCCCTCCTGGATTCCCTCTGGACGGACGTCGAGGCGGGCTTGACCGGCACCGGCCGCGACGCCGTGACCGCGCGGGAGACCGCGTCACTGGTGGCCATGGGCCGCTGGGTCAAGGAAGCGGCGCTGCGGCGGCGGGAATCCCTCGGCATGCACTGGCGCACGGATCGGCAGGAGGCCGCCGCGTGA
- a CDS encoding ABC transporter substrate-binding protein, which translates to MPSKPRLALLVATLLGLTTLTACGSSTSDASGPVVLRVGDQTGATQSRLKAAGLLDNLPYKIEWSQFAAAVNLHEALRADAVDIGGANDSPTVTAIAGGSKIKVAAAWSNGGKGTYLLVPKDSPAHTVADLKGKRISPTTRGSVAHFLVIGALKQAGLTDKDVTLNFLAPSEANGAFSTGSIDAWATWSVYAARARGELGARVLSDGAGINSGLNVLSATDKALGDPRKRTAIQDFASRVDKSYAWSKDNPDAFDKWYAGFAHQPIEIAKQVRPDETNYQRIPVDAALAAQLQKTYDTWVQQGLFPGGKKLSEYIDARLDPR; encoded by the coding sequence ATGCCCTCGAAACCCCGGCTCGCCCTGCTCGTGGCCACCCTGCTCGGTCTCACCACCCTGACCGCGTGCGGATCGTCCACATCGGACGCCTCCGGCCCGGTGGTGCTGCGGGTGGGCGACCAGACCGGCGCCACGCAGTCCCGGCTCAAGGCCGCCGGGCTGCTCGACAACCTGCCCTACAAGATCGAGTGGTCGCAGTTCGCCGCGGCGGTCAACCTGCACGAGGCCCTGCGCGCGGACGCGGTCGACATCGGCGGCGCCAACGACTCGCCGACGGTGACCGCGATCGCCGGCGGCTCCAAGATCAAGGTCGCCGCGGCCTGGAGCAACGGCGGCAAGGGCACCTACCTCCTGGTGCCGAAGGACAGTCCCGCGCACACCGTCGCCGACCTCAAGGGCAAGCGGATCTCCCCCACCACCCGGGGCAGCGTCGCGCACTTCCTGGTGATCGGGGCGCTGAAGCAGGCCGGGCTGACCGACAAGGACGTCACCCTGAACTTCCTCGCGCCGTCCGAGGCGAACGGCGCGTTCTCGACCGGCAGCATCGACGCCTGGGCCACCTGGAGCGTCTACGCGGCCCGTGCGCGCGGCGAACTGGGCGCGCGGGTGCTGTCCGACGGCGCGGGCATCAACTCCGGTCTGAACGTGCTGTCGGCCACCGACAAGGCGCTGGGCGACCCGCGCAAGCGGACGGCCATCCAGGACTTCGCGAGCCGCGTCGACAAGAGCTACGCGTGGTCGAAGGACAACCCCGACGCCTTCGACAAGTGGTACGCCGGTTTCGCGCACCAGCCGATCGAGATCGCCAAGCAGGTCCGTCCGGACGAGACGAACTACCAGCGCATCCCGGTCGACGCCGCGCTCGCCGCCCAGCTGCAGAAGACCTACGACACCTGGGTGCAGCAGGGGCTGTTCCCGGGCGGGAAGAAGCTCAGCGAGTACATCGACGCACGCCTCGATCCGCGATGA
- a CDS encoding acyl-CoA dehydrogenase family protein, with the protein MTTSVATVPQPDLAALPSIVSALSARAGEHDREATFPHEGVELVHAAGLLTTTVHPRYGGPGAGVLDTARLLSELGRGDPSVALVTAMTLFVHAGQGAEPSWPDEVYRRVLAESAERPVLINALRVEPELGSPTRGGLPATTARRTADGWRLSGRKIYSTGSVGLRWMVVWARTDEPSPRVGGFLVRAGAPGIAIEPTWDHLGLRASASHDVVFTDVPAEAPPGLSTPDTQRAPVLAFPLALPSIYLGVARNALDWLTGFLRDRVPSGLGKPLATLPRFQSGVGEIAARITGAEEILFGIARRADEGDPAAAAQAGVAKVLATRLLIEAVEQAVALAGNPGLTRANPLQRHYRDVLCSRVHTPQDDAVLTGLGRSILG; encoded by the coding sequence GTGACCACGAGCGTCGCCACCGTGCCGCAGCCCGACCTGGCCGCGTTGCCGTCGATCGTCAGCGCGCTGTCCGCACGGGCCGGCGAGCACGACCGCGAAGCGACGTTCCCGCACGAGGGTGTCGAGCTGGTCCACGCCGCCGGCTTGCTGACCACGACCGTGCACCCGCGCTACGGCGGTCCGGGCGCCGGCGTCCTCGACACCGCCCGGCTGCTTTCCGAGCTGGGGCGCGGGGATCCGTCGGTGGCGCTGGTCACCGCGATGACGCTGTTCGTCCACGCCGGGCAGGGCGCCGAGCCGTCCTGGCCCGACGAGGTCTACCGGCGCGTGCTCGCCGAATCCGCCGAGCGGCCGGTGCTGATCAACGCGTTGCGCGTCGAACCGGAGCTCGGCTCGCCGACCCGCGGCGGCCTGCCCGCGACGACCGCCCGCCGGACGGCGGACGGCTGGCGCCTGTCCGGCCGCAAGATCTACTCGACCGGTTCGGTGGGCCTGCGGTGGATGGTCGTCTGGGCCCGCACCGACGAGCCGTCGCCGCGGGTGGGCGGGTTCCTGGTCCGGGCCGGCGCGCCGGGCATCGCGATCGAGCCGACCTGGGACCACCTCGGGCTGCGCGCCAGTGCGAGCCACGACGTCGTGTTCACCGACGTTCCGGCGGAGGCGCCGCCCGGACTGTCCACACCGGACACGCAGCGGGCGCCGGTGCTTGCTTTTCCGCTGGCGCTGCCGTCGATCTACCTCGGTGTCGCGCGCAACGCGCTCGACTGGCTGACCGGGTTCCTGCGGGACCGCGTCCCCAGCGGGCTCGGCAAGCCACTGGCCACCCTGCCGCGGTTCCAGAGCGGGGTCGGGGAGATCGCGGCGCGGATCACCGGAGCGGAGGAGATCCTGTTCGGGATCGCCCGCCGGGCCGACGAGGGCGACCCGGCCGCGGCGGCGCAGGCGGGGGTGGCGAAGGTGCTCGCGACCAGGCTGCTCATCGAGGCGGTGGAACAGGCCGTCGCGCTGGCCGGGAACCCGGGGCTGACGCGGGCCAACCCGCTGCAGCGGCACTACCGCGACGTGCTGTGCAGCCGGGTGCACACCCCGCAGGACGACGCCGTGCTGACCGGGCTGGGCCGGTCCATCCTCGGTTGA
- a CDS encoding alpha/beta hydrolase translates to MTRAPAAAARWAPPEGVAVRGTVVLLPGRGEHPGLYARLGTRLAFDGYRVVAVAAPDDAAGELRGTPVPVALLGSDTGGLAALALAAELPVHAVVAAGLPLSAEHVDDSSWESELDARTACPVHRELLGTDDRLRRGALLSEPADIPAVLPRTPVLVLHGSADRVADPKAARAFAEMLPAGRFALVEGGRHDVLNDVAHRSVAAEIVQFLEWLRAGTRGPLLVRG, encoded by the coding sequence ATGACCCGCGCTCCCGCCGCGGCCGCCCGCTGGGCCCCGCCGGAGGGCGTGGCGGTGCGCGGCACGGTCGTGCTCCTGCCCGGCCGGGGTGAGCACCCCGGGCTCTACGCCCGGCTGGGCACCCGGCTGGCCTTCGACGGCTACCGGGTCGTCGCCGTGGCCGCTCCGGACGACGCCGCGGGCGAGCTCCGCGGCACCCCGGTGCCGGTGGCCCTGCTCGGCAGTGACACCGGCGGCCTCGCCGCCCTCGCCCTCGCCGCCGAGCTGCCGGTGCACGCGGTCGTCGCGGCCGGTCTGCCGCTGTCGGCCGAGCACGTCGACGACTCCTCGTGGGAAAGCGAGCTCGACGCGCGGACGGCCTGCCCGGTGCACCGCGAACTGCTCGGCACCGACGACCGGCTCAGGCGCGGTGCCCTGCTCTCGGAGCCCGCGGACATCCCGGCGGTGCTCCCCCGCACCCCGGTGCTCGTCCTGCACGGCAGCGCGGACCGGGTCGCGGACCCGAAGGCCGCGCGCGCGTTCGCCGAGATGCTCCCGGCCGGCCGGTTCGCGCTGGTCGAGGGCGGCAGGCACGACGTCCTCAACGACGTCGCCCACCGCAGCGTGGCCGCCGAGATCGTCCAGTTCCTGGAGTGGCTGCGCGCCGGGACGCGCGGGCCGCTGCTGGTCCGGGGATGA
- a CDS encoding cupin domain-containing protein encodes MSDLWHQPLRHIRGADLTGDTNQTTGMTRLEAISGKTVGSSKVWMGETHVAPVTNSGDHHHGEAETAIYVKSGHPVFVFADGEEEIRIETGPGDYIFVPPYVPHREENPTDEEAVVIIARSSQEGIVVNLPSLWSPVDVPED; translated from the coding sequence GTGAGCGACCTCTGGCACCAGCCCCTGCGGCACATCCGCGGCGCCGACCTCACCGGCGACACGAACCAGACGACCGGCATGACCCGCCTGGAGGCGATCTCCGGCAAGACGGTCGGGTCGTCGAAGGTCTGGATGGGCGAGACGCACGTCGCGCCGGTGACCAACTCGGGCGACCACCACCACGGCGAGGCGGAGACGGCCATCTACGTCAAGTCCGGCCACCCGGTCTTCGTCTTCGCCGACGGCGAGGAGGAGATCCGGATCGAAACCGGGCCGGGCGACTACATCTTCGTGCCGCCGTACGTGCCGCACCGCGAAGAGAACCCGACCGACGAAGAGGCGGTCGTGATCATCGCGCGCAGCAGCCAGGAAGGCATCGTGGTCAACCTGCCCAGTCTCTGGTCCCCGGTCGACGTCCCCGAGGACTGA
- a CDS encoding ferredoxin family protein → MIELVLADRCIACDKCVRVCPTDVFDAVPDAPPVIARQSDCQTCFLCELYCPVDALFVDPDCRHSVAVDETAVRAGDWPAQYRRDSGWGRARRTHTNESWRMSDIFAAARALGQETP, encoded by the coding sequence GTGATCGAACTCGTCCTCGCCGACCGCTGCATCGCCTGCGACAAGTGCGTGCGGGTGTGCCCCACCGACGTCTTCGACGCCGTCCCGGACGCCCCGCCCGTCATCGCCCGCCAGAGCGACTGCCAGACGTGCTTCCTCTGCGAGCTGTACTGCCCGGTCGACGCGCTGTTCGTCGACCCGGACTGCCGCCACTCCGTGGCCGTCGACGAAACCGCCGTCCGGGCGGGCGACTGGCCCGCGCAGTACCGGCGCGACTCCGGCTGGGGCCGGGCCCGCCGCACCCACACCAACGAAAGCTGGCGGATGAGCGACATCTTCGCCGCCGCCCGCGCCCTGGGACAGGAGACCCCGTGA
- a CDS encoding DsbA family protein translates to MPLEVVEYTDPACPWAWGSEPKFRLLRAELPDVRWRRVFGILFDDDEDPAPDPAAEAAWYAKFIDGVTEHTGAPKPPHLAWVARTSWPASLAAKAAESQGETVADLVLTRLRETTFVHGTPADDTERVLAAVAGVPGLDLPALRAAMASDEVRQAVRDDWRETRNPCPEVLDITAPGPHSGRAKHLEHHVRYALPTLTFTGPGGRFVVPGWRPLREYFDAARAAAVHSGSLPGSWEPARER, encoded by the coding sequence GTGCCGCTCGAAGTCGTCGAGTACACCGATCCCGCGTGCCCGTGGGCGTGGGGGTCGGAACCGAAGTTCCGCCTGCTGCGGGCGGAACTGCCGGACGTCCGGTGGCGCCGGGTGTTCGGCATCCTCTTCGACGACGACGAGGACCCGGCACCCGACCCGGCCGCCGAAGCCGCCTGGTACGCGAAGTTCATCGACGGTGTCACCGAGCACACGGGGGCACCCAAGCCACCGCACCTGGCGTGGGTGGCCCGCACGAGCTGGCCGGCGTCGCTGGCCGCGAAAGCCGCGGAGTCACAGGGGGAAACCGTCGCCGACCTGGTGCTGACCCGGCTGCGGGAGACCACGTTCGTGCACGGTACGCCCGCCGACGACACCGAGCGGGTGCTCGCCGCCGTCGCGGGCGTGCCGGGCCTCGACCTCCCCGCGCTGCGGGCGGCGATGGCGAGCGACGAGGTCCGGCAAGCCGTCCGCGACGACTGGCGCGAAACCCGCAACCCCTGCCCGGAAGTCCTCGACATCACCGCGCCCGGACCGCACAGCGGCCGGGCCAAGCACCTCGAGCACCACGTCCGCTACGCCCTGCCGACGCTGACCTTCACCGGTCCGGGCGGCCGGTTCGTCGTGCCCGGCTGGCGTCCGCTGCGCGAATACTTCGACGCCGCGCGTGCCGCGGCGGTCCACAGTGGATCTCTTCCCGGTTCGTGGGAACCCGCCCGGGAGCGTTGA
- a CDS encoding LLM class flavin-dependent oxidoreductase produces MPVEFVGMIGTQDASETRPARGPVIDPAYVRRFARAHEDGGFDRVLIGYGAGWPEGQQVAAYAAAHTERLGLLVAHRPGFVAPTLAARAFATLDHFSGGRVAVHTITGGSDVEQARDGDYLPKDERYERTGEYLEILKRAWTSGSAFSHHGKHYRLDDYTPQVRPLQNPRIPLYFGGSSEAAYRVGGEHADVFALWGEPLKETAEQIASVRAAAKAAGRLTPPRISVSFRPILGPTEELAWERAERILDKITASGAAKAAREWRDGGAPTNVGSVRLLAAAAKADRHDRALWTPLATATGAAGNSTALVGTPETVARALLDYVDIGVTTLLIRGYDPLDDAIDYGRHLLPLVRSELARRERQPATAAAV; encoded by the coding sequence ATGCCCGTCGAGTTCGTCGGCATGATCGGCACCCAGGACGCGAGCGAAACCCGGCCCGCCAGAGGCCCGGTCATCGACCCCGCCTACGTCCGCCGGTTCGCCAGGGCGCACGAGGACGGCGGGTTCGACCGCGTGCTCATCGGCTACGGCGCGGGCTGGCCGGAGGGCCAGCAGGTCGCCGCCTACGCGGCTGCGCACACCGAGCGCCTCGGCCTGCTCGTGGCCCACCGCCCCGGGTTCGTCGCGCCGACGCTGGCCGCCCGCGCGTTCGCCACCCTCGACCACTTCAGCGGCGGCCGGGTCGCCGTGCACACCATCACCGGCGGCAGCGACGTCGAGCAGGCCCGCGACGGCGACTACCTGCCCAAGGACGAGCGCTACGAGCGCACCGGCGAGTACCTGGAGATCCTCAAGCGCGCCTGGACGTCCGGGTCCGCGTTCTCCCACCACGGCAAGCACTACCGGCTCGACGACTACACCCCGCAGGTGCGGCCGCTGCAGAACCCGCGGATCCCGCTGTACTTCGGCGGTTCCTCGGAGGCGGCCTACCGGGTCGGCGGCGAGCACGCCGACGTGTTCGCGCTCTGGGGCGAACCGCTGAAGGAGACCGCGGAGCAGATCGCCTCCGTCCGCGCTGCGGCGAAGGCGGCCGGACGGCTGACCCCGCCGCGGATCAGCGTGTCCTTCCGGCCCATCCTGGGCCCGACCGAGGAACTGGCCTGGGAACGGGCCGAGCGGATCCTCGACAAGATCACCGCGTCCGGCGCGGCCAAGGCCGCTCGCGAGTGGCGCGACGGCGGCGCGCCCACCAACGTCGGCAGCGTCCGGCTGCTGGCCGCGGCGGCGAAGGCCGATCGCCACGACCGTGCACTGTGGACACCCCTGGCCACGGCCACCGGAGCCGCCGGCAACTCCACCGCGCTGGTCGGCACCCCCGAGACGGTGGCCAGGGCCCTGCTGGACTACGTCGACATCGGCGTCACCACGCTGCTGATCCGCGGCTACGACCCGCTCGACGACGCGATCGACTACGGCAGGCACCTGCTGCCGCTCGTGCGCTCCGAGCTGGCCCGCCGCGAGCGGCAGCCGGCCACGGCGGCCGCCGTATGA
- a CDS encoding ABC transporter substrate-binding protein, translating to MTLSRRTFLTAAGLTALAAPLAACATGSAGGATQGKVRLTYSTISVPKARGVLEKTLEDQGIAVEWVGPFPNHAPTLQAVVGGTADFSFGGSTTPADQAILSGADLVYVAWAASTPRTTAIVAGAHTGIEKVTDLVGKTVAVNKAGLGEFLLVAALEKYQVPRESVKVTYLNPPEASAAFGAGKIDAWAIWQGFREIAEVQYGAKPIFVDGDELDFQIDFTSYLVRRDYAEKNADTIRKVIAAFQADYEWQNQHYKESLDIGNAVSHYPQAVLDKMAAKNVRTKLALIDDDGIAQLQRGADWLAKRKVLSGPITIADHAVKL from the coding sequence ATGACACTCTCCCGCCGCACGTTCCTGACCGCAGCCGGGCTCACCGCCCTCGCCGCCCCGCTCGCCGCGTGCGCCACCGGCTCGGCCGGGGGCGCCACCCAGGGCAAGGTCCGGCTGACCTACAGCACGATCTCCGTCCCGAAGGCCCGTGGCGTGCTCGAGAAGACGCTCGAGGACCAGGGCATCGCCGTCGAGTGGGTGGGTCCGTTCCCCAACCACGCGCCGACGCTGCAGGCGGTCGTCGGCGGCACCGCCGACTTCAGCTTCGGCGGCAGCACCACCCCGGCCGACCAGGCGATCCTCTCGGGTGCCGACCTCGTCTACGTCGCCTGGGCGGCGTCCACCCCGCGGACCACCGCCATCGTCGCCGGGGCACACACCGGCATCGAGAAGGTCACCGACCTGGTGGGCAAGACGGTCGCGGTCAACAAGGCGGGGCTCGGCGAGTTCCTGCTGGTCGCCGCGCTGGAGAAGTACCAGGTACCGCGCGAGTCGGTGAAGGTCACCTACCTCAACCCGCCCGAGGCGTCCGCCGCGTTCGGCGCCGGGAAGATCGACGCCTGGGCCATCTGGCAGGGCTTCCGCGAGATCGCCGAAGTCCAGTACGGCGCCAAGCCCATCTTCGTCGACGGCGACGAGCTGGACTTCCAGATCGACTTCACCAGCTACCTGGTCCGCCGCGACTACGCCGAGAAGAACGCCGACACGATCCGCAAGGTGATCGCCGCGTTCCAGGCCGACTACGAGTGGCAGAACCAGCACTACAAGGAGTCCCTGGACATCGGCAACGCCGTTTCGCACTACCCGCAGGCGGTGCTGGACAAGATGGCCGCCAAGAACGTCCGGACGAAGCTGGCCCTGATCGACGACGACGGGATCGCGCAGCTCCAGCGCGGGGCCGACTGGCTCGCCAAGCGGAAGGTGCTCAGCGGCCCGATCACCATCGCCGACCACGCGGTCAAGCTGTGA
- a CDS encoding ABC transporter permease subunit, with product MTRAAARPVAATFRFPYRAVSWLTPVAVLALWELLAQTGILPKQVLPAPSSVLAKAGDLVADGELPSNLLASLQRSATGFAIGASLGLGLGLLVGLSKVAEALLDRSIQMVRAVPFLAILPLVIVWFGIGEAGKIFLIALGTAVPLYLTTVLGIRQIDPKLLEMTDVVGLGRAAQIRWVVLPGALPSILGGLRLSLTAAWLALVIAETLGADAGLGFMATNAREFLQTDVIVLVVLIYAVIGILCDLVTRLLERRLLRWHPTYARLTA from the coding sequence ATGACGCGCGCCGCAGCCCGGCCCGTCGCGGCCACGTTCCGGTTCCCGTACCGCGCGGTGTCGTGGCTGACCCCGGTCGCCGTGCTCGCGCTCTGGGAACTCCTGGCGCAGACCGGGATCCTGCCCAAGCAGGTGCTCCCGGCCCCGAGCAGCGTGCTCGCCAAGGCGGGCGACCTCGTCGCCGACGGCGAGCTGCCGTCGAACCTGCTGGCCAGCCTGCAGCGGTCGGCGACCGGGTTCGCCATCGGCGCGAGTCTCGGGCTCGGGCTGGGCCTGCTGGTCGGACTGTCCAAAGTGGCCGAAGCGCTGCTGGACCGCAGCATCCAGATGGTCCGCGCGGTGCCGTTCCTGGCCATCCTGCCGCTGGTGATCGTCTGGTTCGGGATCGGCGAGGCCGGGAAGATCTTCCTGATCGCGCTCGGCACCGCCGTCCCGCTCTACCTGACCACCGTGCTCGGCATCCGCCAGATCGACCCGAAGCTGCTGGAGATGACCGACGTCGTCGGTCTGGGCCGGGCCGCGCAGATCCGCTGGGTGGTCCTGCCGGGTGCGCTGCCCTCGATCCTCGGCGGGCTGCGGCTGTCGCTGACGGCGGCCTGGCTCGCGCTCGTCATCGCCGAAACCCTCGGCGCCGACGCGGGACTCGGGTTCATGGCCACCAACGCCCGCGAGTTCCTGCAGACCGACGTGATCGTGCTCGTCGTGCTCATCTACGCCGTGATCGGGATCCTCTGCGACCTCGTCACCCGTCTCCTCGAACGCCGGCTGCTGCGCTGGCACCCCACCTACGCCCGCCTGACCGCCTGA
- a CDS encoding Rrf2 family transcriptional regulator, with the protein MRISARADYAIRVLLELAADTSRPITCEAVASTQDIPARFIKAVMRDLRQAGLVRSQRGCEGGYWLARAAGEVTVRDAVVAVDGEFLSVRGEPRPALAYHGTAAGLTPFWSGLEAGLDALLRATTIADLLDGAAPARVAT; encoded by the coding sequence ATGCGCATCTCGGCCAGGGCGGACTACGCGATCAGGGTGCTGCTGGAGCTCGCCGCGGACACCTCGCGGCCGATCACCTGCGAAGCCGTCGCCTCCACCCAGGACATCCCCGCCCGGTTCATCAAGGCGGTCATGCGGGACCTGCGCCAGGCGGGGCTGGTCCGCAGCCAGCGCGGCTGCGAAGGCGGCTACTGGCTGGCCAGGGCGGCCGGCGAGGTGACCGTGCGGGACGCCGTGGTGGCGGTCGACGGCGAGTTCCTCTCCGTCCGCGGCGAACCCCGCCCGGCGCTGGCCTACCACGGCACGGCCGCCGGGCTCACGCCGTTCTGGTCCGGCCTCGAGGCCGGGCTCGACGCGCTGCTGCGCGCCACGACCATCGCCGACCTGCTCGACGGCGCGGCGCCCGCCCGCGTCGCCACCTGA